Below is a window of Senegalia massiliensis DNA.
TTAATCCATTTTCTACCATTTTCTTAGCATCTTCCATATGCACTTCATTTTGAGTTGCACAAGGCATTGCTATATCAACTTTAACACCCCATGGTTTTTCTCCTTCAAAATACTCTACTCCAAATTTATCAGCATAATCTTTTACTTTATCTCTACCTGACATTCTCATTTCAACCATGTAGTTTATTTTTTCTTCTCCAGTTACTCCATCTGGATCATAAATATACCCATCTGGTCCTGAAAGTGTAACTACTTTTCCACCTAGTTCATTTATTTTTTGAACTATACCCCAAGACACATTACCAAATCCAGAAATAGATACTGTTTTGCCTTCAAATGTATCTCCATGATAATTTAATATTTCATTCATAAAGTATGCAGCACCAAAACCTGTTGCTTCTGGTCTTATTAAACTTCCACCATATGATAATCCTTTACCTGTTATAACCCCGTTTTCAAATGCGCCTCTTATTCTTCTATATTGTCCATATAAATATCCTATTTCTCTAGCACTTACACCTATGTCCCCTGCTGGAATATCTACATCTGGTCCAATATGTCTATATAATTCAGTCATATAAGCTTCACAGAAATTTCTTATTTCACGATCAGATTTACCTCTTGGGTCAAAATCAGAACCACCTTTACCTCCACCCATTGGAAGACCTGTAAGTGAATTTTTAAATGTTTGTTCAAATCCTAAAAACTTTATAATACCTGAATATACTGATGGATGGAATCTTAATCCACCTTTATATGGTCCTATTGCTCCGTTAAATTGAACTCTCATACCACGATTAACTTGAATTTTACCTTCATCATCTTGCCAAGCTACTTTAAAAGATATTTGTCTTTCAGGTTCAGCCATTCTTTCTAATATATTTGCTTCAACATATTCTGGATGATTTTCTAATACTGGTTCTAATGTACTATAAACCTCTTCTATTGTTTGAATAAATTCTGGTTCATCTGCATTCCTCTGCTTTACTTTCTCAATTACCTCTTCTACATAAGACATTAAAAAACTCCTCCCTTTTTTTGAACTATTAATATATTATGTAACTATATTAACCAAACTCAAATTATGAAAACCTTTTCACGAATATTGCCTTTCAATACAATCTTATGATAACATAAGAAATTTTTTTTGTAAATAAATATTAAGGATTCATAACTTTTTTTATATTAACATTAACACTTAATACATTTAA
It encodes the following:
- the gdhA gene encoding NADP-specific glutamate dehydrogenase; this translates as MSYVEEVIEKVKQRNADEPEFIQTIEEVYSTLEPVLENHPEYVEANILERMAEPERQISFKVAWQDDEGKIQVNRGMRVQFNGAIGPYKGGLRFHPSVYSGIIKFLGFEQTFKNSLTGLPMGGGKGGSDFDPRGKSDREIRNFCEAYMTELYRHIGPDVDIPAGDIGVSAREIGYLYGQYRRIRGAFENGVITGKGLSYGGSLIRPEATGFGAAYFMNEILNYHGDTFEGKTVSISGFGNVSWGIVQKINELGGKVVTLSGPDGYIYDPDGVTGEEKINYMVEMRMSGRDKVKDYADKFGVEYFEGEKPWGVKVDIAMPCATQNEVHMEDAKKMVENGLKYYCEVSNMPTTNDALKYLQEQGLIVGPSKAANAGGVACSGLEMAQNSLRLSWTEEEVDQNLKKIMKDIHENARFAAEQNGFGYNLVAGANIAGFLKVAEAMMAQGIY